A portion of the Candidatus Eisenbacteria bacterium genome contains these proteins:
- the rsmI gene encoding 16S rRNA (cytidine(1402)-2'-O)-methyltransferase — MSEEPAPSTLYLVGTPIGNVGDLSPRALHILGAVDVIAAEDTRHTRGLLARFGLDRPMVSYHDHNKDARTPELLTRLRQGASVAVVSDAGSPGISDPAFTLVRAAVEAGIAAIPVPGPSSLLCALEVSGLPTDRFAFEGFLPRKPGRRRTRIAELRDDPRTLIFFESPHRLAAALRDLLEGLGDRRASVSRELTKRFEETRRGALSELVAWVAERPPRGEFVLVVAGAPDGAARGGDDAGEDGERDGDEEGGNA, encoded by the coding sequence ATGAGCGAAGAGCCCGCGCCCTCCACGCTCTACCTCGTGGGCACGCCGATCGGGAACGTCGGCGATCTCTCGCCGCGCGCGCTCCACATCCTCGGGGCGGTGGACGTGATCGCGGCCGAGGACACGCGTCACACGCGCGGGCTCCTCGCCCGCTTCGGGCTCGACCGACCGATGGTCTCGTACCACGATCACAACAAGGACGCGCGCACGCCGGAGCTCCTGACGCGGCTCCGGCAGGGCGCTTCGGTCGCGGTCGTCTCCGACGCGGGGTCGCCCGGCATCTCGGATCCCGCGTTCACGCTCGTGCGTGCCGCCGTGGAGGCGGGCATCGCCGCGATCCCCGTGCCTGGTCCGTCCAGCCTCCTCTGCGCGCTCGAGGTCTCCGGGCTTCCCACCGACCGGTTCGCGTTCGAGGGGTTCCTTCCGCGCAAGCCGGGACGGCGGCGCACGCGCATCGCGGAGTTGCGCGACGATCCGCGGACCCTCATCTTCTTCGAATCGCCGCACCGGCTCGCCGCGGCGCTCCGCGACCTCCTGGAGGGGCTCGGGGACCGGCGCGCGTCCGTCTCGCGCGAGCTCACGAAGAGGTTCGAGGAGACGAGGCGCGGCGCGCTCTCGGAGCTCGTCGCATGGGTCGCCGAGCGGCCGCCGCGCGGCGAGTTCGTTCTCGTGGTCGCGGGGGCTCCGGACGGCGCGGCGCGGGGCGGCGACGATGCGGGCGAGGACGGCGAACGGGACGGCGACGAGGAGGGCGGGAACGCGTGA
- a CDS encoding CDP-alcohol phosphatidyltransferase family protein — protein sequence MRDDERAGSGGWKEQGRSWFRPLGYALAKRGVRPDHLTLAGLGFSLVAALLLGRGEFLLAAVVIGLAGLCDMLDGDVARATGTASPFGAFLDSTLDRVGEGALFAGLANYYYLSAGGGSIWFRGSFEGEARWNDPDGHTMAVLALSTLILSFLVSYIRARAEGLGLECKVGIMERPERLMALGLGALLGPRFLPGILGLLFVLTLVTVLQRVYHVRRLTRTKAP from the coding sequence GTGAGGGATGACGAGCGAGCGGGGAGCGGCGGGTGGAAGGAGCAGGGACGATCCTGGTTCCGGCCGCTCGGGTACGCGCTCGCGAAGCGCGGCGTGCGTCCCGACCATCTCACGCTCGCCGGCCTCGGGTTCTCGCTCGTCGCGGCGCTCCTCCTGGGGCGCGGGGAGTTCCTCCTCGCCGCCGTCGTGATCGGACTCGCGGGGCTCTGCGACATGCTCGACGGGGACGTCGCGCGCGCGACCGGCACGGCGAGCCCGTTCGGCGCCTTCCTCGATTCGACCCTGGACCGCGTGGGCGAGGGGGCGCTCTTCGCAGGGCTCGCGAACTACTACTACTTGAGCGCGGGAGGGGGCTCGATCTGGTTCCGCGGGAGCTTCGAGGGGGAGGCCCGATGGAACGACCCGGACGGGCACACCATGGCGGTGCTCGCCCTCTCGACGCTGATCCTCTCCTTCCTCGTCTCCTACATCCGGGCGCGCGCCGAGGGGCTCGGGCTCGAGTGCAAGGTCGGGATCATGGAGCGCCCGGAACGCCTGATGGCACTGGGCCTTGGAGCGCTCCTCGGCCCGCGCTTCCTGCCGGGGATCCTCGGGCTCCTCTTCGTCTTAACCCTCGTCACGGTCCTCCAGCGCGTGTATCATGTCCGCCGACTGACTCGCACCAAGGCTCCGTAG